The following proteins are encoded in a genomic region of Arthrobacter jiangjiafuii:
- a CDS encoding CinA family protein — protein sequence MSSGPVAGADAGSAPGAGSAADVVRAAVTAGLTLATAESLTAGMLAAELGTVPGVSAVLQGGVVAYANSVKKKVLGVDGGLLETAGSVDAGVAKQMAAGVRRLLAADIGISTTGVAGPQPHDGKPVGCVFIAVAGPEQTMVREFLFTGDRAAIRRSACDEALSMLARALADSA from the coding sequence GTGAGTTCGGGACCGGTTGCCGGCGCCGATGCCGGCTCCGCTCCCGGGGCTGGTTCCGCGGCCGATGTGGTGCGGGCAGCCGTCACGGCAGGGCTGACCCTGGCCACCGCCGAATCCCTGACCGCGGGCATGCTGGCCGCTGAACTGGGGACGGTGCCCGGTGTTTCAGCGGTGCTGCAGGGCGGCGTGGTAGCGTATGCCAACTCTGTTAAGAAAAAAGTCCTGGGCGTCGACGGCGGATTGCTGGAGACGGCCGGATCTGTGGATGCCGGGGTGGCCAAACAGATGGCAGCCGGAGTTAGAAGGTTGCTGGCAGCCGATATCGGCATCTCCACGACCGGCGTTGCCGGGCCCCAGCCGCACGACGGCAAGCCTGTGGGCTGTGTCTTTATCGCGGTGGCGGGCCCGGAGCAGACAATGGTCAGGGAGTTTCTGTTTACCGGAGACAGGGCAGCCATCCGTCGCAGTGCCTGCGACGAAGCACTGTCAATGCTCGCCCGGGCCCTCGCGGATAGCGCGTAA
- the dapA gene encoding 4-hydroxy-tetrahydrodipicolinate synthase: protein MADSDIRALPFGTLVTAMVTPFTEDGAVDFDATARLANKLVEDGCDGLVVSGTTGETSTLEDSEKEDLFRVVAETVGGRAKVIAGTGTNHTSHSVEMARRALRAGADAQLVVTPYYNKPTQAGVVAHFEAVAAATDLPIMVYDIPGRAGIAISTDTMVRLANIPAVLALKDAKADFAAVTQVLANTNLDVYAGDDGLTLPWMAAGAVGVVSVSAHVATRQFRALVDAAAAGDFATARRIHFELDPVVRAVMTHIPGAMSAKAILKMQGVIPNAGVRLPLVAPDAVEMETVLTDLAEAGWDFSRPVSADKA from the coding sequence ATGGCTGACTCTGATATTCGTGCACTTCCGTTTGGAACCCTCGTCACCGCCATGGTGACACCCTTCACCGAGGACGGTGCCGTGGACTTCGATGCCACGGCGAGGCTCGCGAACAAGCTCGTTGAAGACGGCTGCGACGGCCTGGTGGTGTCCGGAACCACGGGAGAGACCTCCACTCTGGAGGACAGCGAAAAGGAAGACCTGTTCCGGGTTGTCGCCGAAACGGTCGGCGGCCGGGCCAAAGTTATTGCCGGAACGGGCACCAACCACACCTCCCACTCCGTGGAGATGGCCCGCCGGGCCCTGCGCGCCGGCGCCGACGCGCAGCTGGTTGTGACGCCCTATTACAACAAGCCCACCCAGGCCGGCGTCGTCGCCCACTTCGAGGCAGTGGCCGCCGCAACCGACCTGCCGATCATGGTCTACGACATTCCGGGCCGCGCCGGCATCGCCATATCCACCGACACCATGGTCCGGCTCGCGAACATCCCCGCTGTCCTGGCGCTGAAGGACGCGAAGGCTGATTTCGCCGCCGTCACCCAGGTCCTGGCCAACACCAACCTGGATGTATACGCCGGCGACGACGGCCTGACCCTGCCGTGGATGGCCGCCGGAGCGGTCGGCGTGGTCAGCGTCAGCGCCCATGTGGCAACCCGCCAGTTCCGCGCCCTCGTGGATGCCGCAGCAGCGGGGGACTTCGCCACCGCGCGCCGGATCCACTTCGAGCTGGACCCCGTGGTCCGCGCCGTGATGACCCACATCCCGGGTGCCATGTCCGCCAAGGCGATCCTGAAGATGCAGGGCGTGATCCCCAACGCCGGAGTCCGCCTGCCGCTGGTGGCACCGGACGCCGTCGAAATGGAGACCGTGCTGACCGATCTCGCCGAAGCCGGCTGGGACTTTTCCCGGCCCGTTTCGGCAGACAAGGCATAA
- a CDS encoding MarR family winged helix-turn-helix transcriptional regulator, with the protein MSEQAPGAEHPENEPAIETLEHALSVLWRRARSNSHKVAREVHPDMEPAAYGLLLLLQQQEAMRLTDIAASIGIGKPSVSRQIVMLENLGLVQKHADPQDGRAQTISLTAEGAQALARTQAARKELFRTLLAGWEQEELVQLGSLLTKLNDSYAQAR; encoded by the coding sequence ATGAGCGAGCAGGCGCCCGGTGCGGAACATCCGGAGAATGAACCGGCGATCGAAACCCTGGAACATGCACTGTCGGTGCTTTGGCGGCGCGCCCGTTCCAACTCCCACAAGGTTGCGCGCGAGGTCCATCCCGATATGGAACCGGCCGCGTATGGGCTCCTGCTGTTGCTCCAGCAGCAGGAGGCGATGCGCCTGACGGACATCGCTGCAAGCATCGGCATCGGCAAGCCCTCTGTCAGCCGCCAGATCGTGATGCTTGAGAACCTGGGCCTGGTCCAGAAACATGCTGACCCGCAGGATGGAAGGGCCCAGACCATCTCCCTCACCGCGGAGGGCGCCCAGGCACTGGCCCGGACGCAGGCGGCGCGGAAGGAACTTTTCCGGACGCTGCTTGCAGGCTGGGAGCAGGAGGAACTCGTTCAGTTGGGTTCCCTGCTCACCAAGCTCAATGACTCCTACGCCCAGGCCCGGTAG
- a CDS encoding DUF3046 domain-containing protein: MRLSDFWRLMDEEFGPAYSRVLAADLVLGSLGGRTAADALRAGVEPKAVWLAVCDIQEVPPERRLGRDIQPKK, translated from the coding sequence ATGCGACTTAGTGATTTCTGGCGGCTCATGGATGAAGAATTCGGTCCGGCCTACTCCCGTGTGCTGGCCGCCGATCTGGTCCTGGGCTCCCTGGGGGGCAGGACCGCGGCAGACGCACTCCGCGCCGGAGTGGAACCCAAAGCGGTGTGGCTGGCCGTCTGCGACATCCAGGAGGTACCTCCCGAGCGTCGTCTTGGCAGGGACATCCAGCCGAAGAAGTGA
- a CDS encoding regulatory protein RecX, translating to MDTQSDGFSGPEASSGKPAAARSREADPYATARNIVLRQLTNSPKSRRQLAVKLAEKDIPDEVIQAVLDRFEEVQLVDDADFARRWVASRSQTKSLARGALKRELADKGIAGELAEEALEQVSDEDELAAARALAQRKLQSSVDLTDRAARDKQARRLVSMLARKGYSPSVGYRVVNEVIGDVLEQQPDDAWEEPLG from the coding sequence GTGGATACGCAGAGTGACGGGTTTTCCGGACCGGAGGCATCGTCCGGAAAACCCGCCGCTGCACGGTCCCGCGAGGCTGATCCCTATGCCACGGCACGGAACATCGTGCTTCGGCAGCTCACCAATTCGCCCAAGAGCCGGCGCCAGCTGGCGGTGAAACTGGCCGAAAAGGACATTCCTGACGAGGTAATACAGGCGGTCCTGGACCGCTTTGAAGAAGTCCAGCTGGTTGACGACGCAGACTTCGCCCGCAGATGGGTTGCGAGCAGGTCCCAAACCAAGTCCCTTGCACGCGGTGCGCTCAAGCGTGAACTGGCAGACAAGGGGATCGCGGGTGAGCTGGCCGAAGAAGCCCTCGAGCAGGTCAGCGACGAAGATGAACTGGCAGCGGCACGGGCCCTGGCACAACGGAAACTGCAGTCCTCGGTTGACCTGACCGACCGGGCCGCCCGCGACAAGCAGGCTCGCCGGCTGGTTTCCATGCTTGCCCGCAAGGGCTACTCGCCCTCGGTCGGCTACCGCGTTGTGAACGAGGTCATCGGAGACGTCCTGGAACAGCAGCCCGATGATGCCTGGGAGGAGCCCCTAGGGTAA
- a CDS encoding CDP-alcohol phosphatidyltransferase family protein, with protein sequence MVPLFIWLLAADDGRDGLFRWLAVATFAVAIYTDKLDGDLARSRGLITDFGKIADPIADKLLIGSALVMLSVLGELWWWVTLVILVREVGITVLRFVVIRYGVMAASRGGKLKTVIQTLAIFLFLLPLAAWLGAWAWWISATVMAAAVVVTVVTGADYVIKAVQLRRRALQNPGQ encoded by the coding sequence ATGGTGCCGCTGTTCATCTGGCTGCTTGCGGCCGACGACGGCCGTGACGGATTGTTCCGCTGGCTGGCCGTGGCCACCTTCGCTGTGGCCATCTACACCGACAAACTCGACGGCGACCTGGCCCGCAGCCGCGGCCTGATCACCGATTTCGGCAAGATCGCCGACCCGATCGCCGACAAGCTGCTCATCGGTTCGGCCCTGGTCATGCTTTCGGTGTTGGGGGAGCTGTGGTGGTGGGTCACCCTCGTGATCCTGGTCCGCGAAGTGGGCATCACCGTGCTGCGATTCGTGGTGATCCGCTACGGCGTGATGGCGGCATCGCGGGGCGGCAAACTCAAGACCGTGATCCAGACCCTGGCGATCTTCCTCTTCCTGCTGCCGCTGGCCGCTTGGCTGGGGGCCTGGGCCTGGTGGATCAGCGCCACGGTCATGGCCGCTGCAGTTGTTGTCACGGTAGTGACCGGGGCCGACTATGTGATCAAGGCAGTGCAGCTGCGCCGCAGGGCGCTGCAGAATCCGGGTCAGTGA
- a CDS encoding ribonuclease J, giving the protein MTVTAAPGISAPPALEEGTLRIVALGGLGEIGRNMAVFEIDGKLLIVDCGVLFPEETQPGVDLILPDFSYIEDRLDDVVGVVLTHGHEDHIGAVPYLLRLKADIPLIGSQLTLALIEAKLQEHRIKPFTFTVTEGQVESFGPFECEFVAVNHSIPDALAVFIRTAAGNVLHTGDFKMDQLPLDGRITDLRAFARLGQEGVDLYMADSTNADVPGFTTAEREIGPVLEALFGKVKKRIIVASFSSHIHRVQQVLDAAAVHNRKVCFVGRSMVRNMAIAEKLGYLNVPAGILVDLKNVDDMPDDQLVLMSTGSQGEPMAALSRMANGDHRIRVGQGDTVILASSLIPGNENAVFRVINGLMKLGADVVHKGNAKIHVSGHASAGELLYTYNILKPKNAMPVHGETRHLIANGKLAEATGVPAQNVILADDGTVVDLRDGKARVVGAVECGFVYVDGSSVGEITDTDLKDRVILGEEGFISVITVVNRSTGTIVSGPEVHARGFAEDDAVFDEIKPKISAALQEAVTSNKDHTTHQLQQVVRRVVGTWVNRRLRRRPMIVPVVLEA; this is encoded by the coding sequence ATGACAGTCACCGCCGCACCGGGGATCAGCGCCCCGCCGGCCCTGGAAGAGGGCACCCTGAGGATTGTCGCGCTCGGCGGCCTCGGCGAGATCGGGCGCAACATGGCGGTCTTCGAGATCGACGGCAAGCTGCTGATCGTAGACTGCGGCGTCCTCTTCCCCGAGGAGACCCAGCCCGGCGTCGACCTGATCCTGCCGGACTTCTCCTACATCGAAGACCGGCTCGACGACGTCGTCGGCGTGGTCCTCACGCACGGCCACGAAGACCATATCGGTGCGGTGCCCTACCTGCTGCGCCTGAAGGCCGACATCCCGCTGATCGGCTCGCAGCTCACCCTGGCACTGATCGAGGCCAAGCTGCAGGAGCACCGGATCAAGCCCTTCACCTTCACGGTGACCGAGGGGCAGGTGGAGTCCTTCGGGCCGTTCGAATGTGAATTTGTGGCCGTGAACCATTCCATTCCGGATGCCCTGGCTGTCTTTATCCGCACCGCGGCCGGAAACGTGCTGCACACCGGCGACTTCAAGATGGACCAGCTGCCCCTGGACGGGCGGATCACCGACCTGCGCGCCTTCGCCCGGCTGGGGCAGGAAGGCGTGGACCTGTACATGGCGGACTCCACGAACGCCGATGTACCGGGATTCACCACCGCCGAGCGCGAGATCGGGCCGGTCCTGGAGGCCCTCTTCGGGAAGGTGAAGAAGCGCATCATCGTGGCGTCCTTCTCCTCCCACATCCACCGCGTGCAGCAGGTGCTGGATGCCGCTGCCGTCCACAACCGCAAGGTCTGCTTCGTGGGCCGGTCCATGGTCCGCAACATGGCCATCGCCGAGAAGCTGGGCTACCTCAACGTGCCCGCCGGGATCCTGGTGGACCTGAAGAACGTCGACGACATGCCCGATGACCAGCTCGTGCTGATGTCCACCGGCTCCCAGGGCGAGCCGATGGCTGCACTGTCGCGCATGGCCAACGGCGACCACCGCATCCGGGTCGGCCAGGGAGATACCGTCATCCTGGCCTCGTCGCTGATCCCGGGCAACGAAAACGCCGTCTTCCGGGTCATCAACGGCCTGATGAAGCTCGGCGCCGACGTGGTGCACAAGGGCAACGCCAAGATCCACGTCTCCGGCCACGCCTCGGCGGGGGAGCTGCTCTACACCTACAACATCCTCAAACCCAAGAACGCCATGCCCGTGCATGGGGAGACCCGGCACCTGATCGCCAACGGCAAACTCGCCGAAGCCACCGGGGTGCCGGCGCAGAACGTCATCCTGGCCGACGACGGCACCGTGGTGGACCTGCGCGACGGCAAGGCCCGCGTGGTGGGAGCCGTGGAATGCGGCTTCGTCTATGTGGACGGCTCCAGCGTCGGCGAAATTACCGATACCGACCTGAAGGACCGCGTCATCCTCGGCGAGGAAGGGTTCATCTCCGTCATCACCGTAGTCAACCGCAGCACCGGGACCATCGTCTCCGGCCCGGAGGTCCACGCCCGCGGCTTTGCCGAGGACGACGCCGTGTTCGATGAGATCAAGCCCAAGATCAGCGCTGCCCTGCAGGAAGCCGTCACCTCCAACAAGGACCACACCACGCACCAGCTGCAGCAGGTGGTCCGCCGGGTCGTTGGAACCTGGGTCAACCGGCGCCTTCGCCGGCGCCCGATGATCGTTCCGGTGGTCCTGGAAGCTTAG
- a CDS encoding helix-turn-helix domain-containing protein — MVKQPVSVNGVIRWRDVGLAEDAHREPKERKMVVLRHEIGDVLRDVRQRQGRTLREVSHSARVSLGYLSEVERGQKEASSELLSSICTALDVPLSLMLREVSDRVASAEGIAIPDTVPSEFSREFAREFPEDLARDLARTP; from the coding sequence ATGGTTAAGCAACCCGTATCCGTGAACGGCGTTATTCGCTGGCGGGATGTAGGGTTGGCGGAAGATGCACACCGGGAGCCAAAGGAGCGCAAGATGGTTGTTCTGCGTCATGAAATTGGCGATGTACTGCGCGACGTCCGTCAGCGCCAGGGTCGGACCCTGCGCGAGGTCTCGCACAGCGCACGTGTTTCGCTTGGCTACCTCAGCGAGGTGGAACGAGGTCAGAAGGAAGCGTCTTCAGAGCTTCTTTCCTCGATTTGCACCGCGCTGGACGTGCCTTTGTCCCTGATGCTTCGTGAGGTCAGTGACCGGGTGGCCAGTGCTGAAGGCATTGCCATACCCGACACTGTTCCCTCGGAATTCTCGCGCGAGTTTGCCCGCGAATTTCCGGAGGACCTGGCCCGGGATCTGGCCCGCACACCCTAG
- the recA gene encoding recombinase RecA produces the protein MAAAVDRAKALEAALAQIDKQYGKGSIMRLGDEVRAPAETISTSSIALDLALGIGGLPRGRVVEIYGPESSGKTTLALHVVANAQKNGGIAAFIDAEHALDPIYAARLGVDTDSLLVSQPDTGEQALEIMDMLIGSGSVDVVVIDSVAALVPRAEIEGDMGDSHVGLQARLMSQALRKIAGRLSHTNTTAIFINQLREKIGVMFGSPETTTGGKALKFYASVRIDVRRIETLKEGTVPVGNRTRAKIVKNKMAPPFKQAEFDIIYGTGISREGGLIDMGVEHGFVKKSGAWFTYDGDQLGQGKENARKFLRDNPELTDELERRLREKLGIDGPAAEEPAEKKLKAVPKDA, from the coding sequence ATGGCAGCAGCAGTCGACCGCGCAAAGGCTCTTGAAGCAGCGCTGGCCCAGATCGATAAGCAGTACGGCAAGGGCTCGATCATGCGGCTCGGAGACGAGGTCCGCGCTCCGGCTGAGACCATCTCCACCAGCTCGATCGCACTGGACCTTGCCCTGGGCATAGGCGGCCTTCCCCGTGGCCGCGTCGTGGAAATCTACGGCCCGGAATCCTCGGGTAAAACCACGCTCGCATTGCATGTCGTCGCCAACGCGCAGAAGAACGGCGGCATTGCCGCGTTCATCGATGCCGAGCACGCACTTGATCCGATCTATGCAGCACGCCTGGGCGTTGACACGGATTCCCTCCTCGTCTCGCAGCCCGACACCGGCGAGCAGGCGCTGGAAATCATGGACATGCTGATCGGTTCCGGATCCGTTGACGTCGTCGTCATTGACTCCGTTGCCGCGCTGGTTCCCCGCGCCGAAATCGAAGGCGACATGGGCGACAGCCACGTTGGCCTGCAGGCCCGGCTCATGAGCCAGGCCCTGCGTAAGATCGCCGGCCGCCTGAGCCACACAAACACAACCGCCATCTTCATCAACCAGCTTCGCGAGAAGATCGGTGTCATGTTCGGAAGCCCGGAAACCACCACCGGTGGCAAGGCGCTGAAGTTCTACGCGTCAGTGCGCATCGATGTCCGGCGCATCGAGACGCTCAAGGAGGGTACGGTGCCGGTCGGTAACCGCACCCGGGCCAAGATCGTCAAGAACAAGATGGCTCCGCCGTTCAAGCAGGCCGAGTTCGACATCATCTACGGCACCGGCATTTCCCGCGAGGGCGGGCTGATCGACATGGGTGTGGAGCACGGTTTCGTCAAGAAGTCCGGTGCCTGGTTCACCTACGACGGCGACCAGCTGGGCCAGGGCAAGGAAAACGCCCGCAAGTTCCTGCGCGACAACCCCGAGCTGACCGACGAGCTGGAGCGCCGCCTGCGCGAGAAGCTCGGCATCGACGGACCGGCTGCAGAGGAACCGGCTGAAAAGAAGCTCAAGGCCGTTCCGAAGGACGCCTAG
- a CDS encoding FtsK/SpoIIIE family DNA translocase has protein sequence MATRTSPAARGGASSRSGGSTSAKTSGKAQPRGKATSGRGSAAAKAQADAEQLPLPLRAVQGAWMGMARLAGAGVRKLGADVVPDREVRRDGTGFFLILTALAVATVEWWALRGPVADVIHAGAAGTFGWMAVVVPFMLLTGAVRLFRYPERHQANSRISIGLVLMLFSGSGITHIVGGSPALSDGFDRLWASGGIVGFLVAGPLSVALTRWPVAILLGVLVFVSLLIITATPFRHIPLRLRGLYEHLMGQDLAPDDPEAHDQSYLYERDRRPAKAPKEPKKKSRMFGRSAAEEEETAEGFAGDEAFARALLADEEEDTAAAAAAAEPAVPPGVRRPTRSELATQKIRRDQGLPVDGDFDGGFDGAEPPTEAFAMVPSAAAALGTPPGLPPVPEVPPVPARTVRNLTPATPIPQRTEQLQLSGDVTYTLPPSEFLPAGPPAKERSEANDAVVAALTNTLDQFKVEAHVTGFSRGPTVTRYEIELSPGTKVERVTALSKNISYAVASSDVRILSPIPGKSAIGIEIPNADKEVVALGDVLRSNAARKTEHPMVMGVGKDVEGGFVVANLAKMPHLLVAGATGAGKSSFVNSMITSILMRSTPDEVRMVMVDPKRVELTAYEGVPHLITPIITNPKKAAEALQWVVREMDTRYDDLANFGFKHIDDFNKAVKLGKVIPPAGSKRVVRAYPYLLVIVDELADLMMVAPRDVEDSIVRITQLARAAGIHLVLATQRPSVDVVTGLIKANVPSRMAFATSSVTDSRVVLDQPGAEKLLGQGDALFLPMGANKPIRVQGAWVTESEIHRVVEHVKGQLGAVYREDVTVTAPKKQIEDDIGDDMDLLLQATELVVTTQFGSTSMLQRKLRVGFAKAGRLMDLLESRGVVGPSEGSKARDVLVKPDDLAATLAAISGGDGANGAGGPGTAQTAALAANANANHGFEPEQPAGPVDLVAQDLAGRAQATEYYDGDDEEGGSEDAWNLTGH, from the coding sequence ATGGCCACTCGTACTTCCCCTGCCGCACGCGGCGGTGCTTCCAGCCGTTCCGGCGGCAGCACCTCAGCAAAAACCTCCGGCAAGGCGCAGCCGCGAGGCAAAGCCACCAGCGGACGGGGCTCTGCCGCCGCCAAGGCGCAGGCCGACGCCGAACAGCTGCCGCTGCCGCTGCGCGCGGTCCAGGGAGCCTGGATGGGCATGGCCCGGCTGGCAGGTGCCGGCGTCCGCAAACTCGGCGCCGACGTCGTTCCCGACCGTGAGGTCCGCCGTGACGGCACCGGCTTCTTCCTGATCCTCACCGCCCTGGCCGTGGCAACCGTCGAATGGTGGGCCCTGCGCGGCCCCGTTGCGGATGTCATCCACGCCGGCGCGGCCGGCACCTTCGGCTGGATGGCCGTCGTCGTGCCCTTTATGCTCCTGACCGGCGCCGTGCGGCTGTTCCGCTATCCCGAACGGCACCAGGCCAACAGCCGCATCAGCATCGGCCTGGTCCTGATGCTGTTCTCCGGCTCCGGCATCACCCACATTGTCGGCGGATCCCCGGCGCTGTCCGACGGCTTCGACCGGCTGTGGGCTTCCGGCGGCATCGTCGGGTTCCTCGTGGCCGGGCCGCTGTCCGTGGCCCTGACCCGCTGGCCGGTGGCCATCCTGCTCGGCGTCCTGGTCTTCGTGAGCCTGCTGATCATCACCGCCACCCCGTTCCGGCACATTCCGCTGCGGCTGCGCGGCCTTTACGAACACCTGATGGGCCAGGACCTTGCCCCGGACGATCCCGAGGCCCACGACCAGAGCTACCTCTACGAACGCGACCGGCGACCGGCCAAGGCGCCCAAGGAACCGAAAAAGAAGTCGCGGATGTTCGGCCGAAGCGCCGCCGAGGAGGAGGAAACCGCCGAGGGCTTCGCCGGCGACGAGGCCTTTGCCCGGGCCCTCCTGGCTGACGAAGAGGAAGACACGGCTGCGGCAGCAGCGGCAGCGGAACCGGCCGTTCCGCCGGGCGTACGCCGCCCCACCCGCTCCGAGCTGGCCACCCAGAAGATCCGCCGCGACCAGGGCCTGCCCGTTGACGGAGACTTCGACGGCGGGTTCGACGGCGCCGAGCCGCCCACCGAAGCCTTCGCCATGGTGCCTTCCGCAGCAGCGGCCCTGGGCACGCCTCCCGGCCTGCCCCCGGTTCCGGAGGTGCCCCCGGTTCCGGCCCGCACGGTCCGCAACCTGACCCCGGCCACCCCCATCCCGCAGCGCACCGAGCAGCTGCAGCTCTCCGGCGACGTGACCTACACCCTGCCGCCGTCGGAGTTCCTGCCCGCCGGACCGCCCGCCAAGGAGCGCTCCGAGGCCAACGACGCCGTCGTCGCCGCCCTGACCAACACCCTGGACCAGTTCAAGGTCGAAGCGCACGTCACCGGTTTCAGCCGCGGCCCGACGGTCACCCGGTACGAAATCGAGCTCTCCCCGGGCACCAAGGTGGAGCGGGTCACCGCCCTGTCCAAGAACATTTCCTACGCCGTGGCCTCCTCGGACGTGCGTATCCTGTCGCCGATTCCGGGCAAGAGCGCCATCGGCATCGAAATCCCGAACGCCGACAAGGAAGTTGTGGCCCTGGGCGACGTGCTGCGCTCCAACGCCGCCCGCAAGACCGAACATCCCATGGTGATGGGGGTCGGCAAGGACGTGGAGGGCGGCTTCGTGGTTGCCAACCTCGCCAAGATGCCCCACCTTCTGGTCGCCGGTGCCACCGGTGCCGGTAAGTCCTCGTTCGTGAACTCGATGATCACCTCCATCCTGATGCGCTCCACTCCGGATGAAGTGCGCATGGTCATGGTGGACCCCAAGCGCGTGGAACTGACCGCCTATGAAGGCGTTCCGCACCTGATCACGCCGATCATCACCAACCCGAAAAAGGCCGCCGAGGCGCTGCAGTGGGTGGTCCGCGAAATGGACACCCGCTACGACGACCTGGCGAACTTCGGCTTCAAGCACATCGACGACTTCAACAAGGCCGTCAAGCTCGGCAAGGTCATTCCGCCGGCCGGCTCCAAGCGCGTGGTCCGCGCGTACCCGTACCTGCTGGTGATCGTGGATGAGCTCGCCGACCTGATGATGGTCGCCCCGCGGGATGTGGAAGACTCCATCGTCCGTATCACCCAGTTGGCCCGTGCCGCCGGCATCCACCTGGTGCTCGCCACCCAGCGCCCCTCGGTCGACGTCGTCACCGGCCTGATCAAGGCCAACGTGCCCTCCCGCATGGCGTTTGCGACGTCGTCGGTCACCGACTCCCGGGTGGTCCTGGACCAGCCGGGCGCCGAGAAGCTCTTGGGCCAGGGTGACGCCCTGTTCCTGCCGATGGGTGCCAACAAGCCGATCCGCGTGCAGGGCGCGTGGGTCACGGAATCCGAAATCCACCGCGTGGTGGAGCACGTCAAGGGCCAGCTCGGTGCCGTCTACCGCGAGGACGTCACGGTCACCGCGCCCAAGAAGCAGATCGAAGACGACATCGGAGACGACATGGACCTGCTGCTGCAGGCCACAGAGCTGGTGGTCACCACGCAGTTCGGCTCCACCTCCATGCTCCAGCGCAAGCTGCGGGTCGGCTTCGCCAAGGCGGGCCGGCTCATGGACCTGCTCGAGTCCCGCGGCGTCGTCGGCCCGTCCGAAGGCTCCAAGGCCCGCGACGTGCTGGTGAAGCCGGACGACCTGGCGGCCACCCTGGCCGCGATCAGCGGCGGCGACGGCGCCAACGGTGCCGGCGGACCGGGCACCGCCCAGACGGCCGCGCTGGCAGCCAATGCCAACGCGAACCATGGATTCGAACCCGAGCAGCCGGCGGGTCCGGTGGACCTGGTGGCCCAGGACCTGGCCGGACGGGCTCAGGCCACGGAGTATTACGACGGCGACGACGAAGAAGGCGGATCCGAAGACGCCTGGAATCTGACCGGTCACTGA